One Candidatus Zixiibacteriota bacterium genomic window carries:
- a CDS encoding T9SS type A sorting domain-containing protein → MTSAIVVDSDAREMATTISSAKVERVLPTEFALKQNRPNPFNPSTEISFSLPKPAEVTLVIYNVLGENVVTLAEGLRAAGTHAVMWDGRDNSGSAVASGVYFYRLDAGEFCATRKMLLLK, encoded by the coding sequence TTGACGAGCGCGATCGTCGTGGATTCGGATGCTCGGGAGATGGCGACCACGATCTCATCGGCGAAGGTTGAGAGGGTCCTGCCGACGGAGTTTGCTTTGAAGCAGAACCGGCCGAATCCATTTAATCCGTCGACCGAGATCAGCTTCAGCCTGCCGAAACCGGCGGAGGTCACGCTGGTGATCTATAACGTCCTCGGTGAAAACGTCGTGACCCTGGCGGAAGGGTTGCGCGCGGCCGGAACACATGCGGTGATGTGGGATGGGCGTGACAATAGTGGGAGCGCGGTGGCGTCGGGCGTGTACTTCTATCGCCTCGATGCGGGTGAATTTTGCGCGACGCGAAAGATGCTGTTGCTGAAGTAG